The Bartonella krasnovii sequence AAGGAACGCAAAATGGACGTCAATTCCGCCTTAAAGGCAAAGGTATGCCCATGTTGCGCCGTCAGCAGCTAAGAGGTGATCTGTACATTCATATCACGATTGAGACACCACAGAAGCTCACGCACGAGCAACGTGAACTATTGAAAAAATTTGAAAAGCTCTCAAATCATGAGAATTCACCACAATCACATGGTTTTTTTTCACGGATGAAAGAATTTTTTGAAAATATTTCTGGTTAAAATAGGTAAATGTTTTCAAAGTAAATGAGAAAACATTTTTGGAAGGTTATTTTCATTAAACTTTTGATTGTTTTATCATCTTTGAAAAGCATTCTTTTTGTTTGAAAAGAAAAAAAGAGAGATGATTGATTGAGTGTAAGTTCCTGCTGTGTAGAATTTTTTACATTTTATGGATAAGTCTTACTTTTGAATATTTATAATATTTTAAAAAGGGCTTATCCATAGAAGGATGCACTGAATGATTGATAATATTTCCAGTGTAACGGCCATTTATCTTTTGTACCACAAAAGATCGTCATTTAAGGCGGTAATACAAGTCATGTAAGCCTCTTGTACACATGAAACATTTTTAGAGAAGTGCGAGGTTATGAGGCTTGTTCATAGAGTCTTATGTGAATAAATCATATAAACAATCATCAGGTGGAACCAACCCAGTAAGAATCCAGATTTTTTTTACAGACAAAATCTCTTTTTAAAAACTCCAACAGAAACTTTTAAAATGGCAAAATCTTATCAAGTAAGGCTAAAAAAGCTGTTGGGCACTCTATCTCTTATTCCCAATAATATAACCTTTCATGATCGATTGTATAAGGTACTATTTTCATAGTTTTAGCCACAGCCTGCTCTAAAATATGGGGACTTTTATTCGGATAATACTTTGATTTATAATAATAATTAACTGTTTTCTATGTTGAATGAGAGTACCGAATAACGTAAAGATTCTCTCATTTCAAAGCTGTTTATCTTGAATCAATCAAAATCATTCCCTTGCACGTCAAAAGCGGGATGAATGTGTGGATAAAATTTGTATAAGAAAGGACTAAGAATGGCTCTTATGAACCGTCTTAATGCAAGGTCTGTCGCAACATTGGGGCTGGTAAATATAATGATGGTGCCGGCTTGTTACTTCACAAGCGTAAAGATGGCGGTGCCCAATGGATTTATCGTTATACCCTTCACGGGCACCGCCGCAAAATGGGCTTGGGTGCTTTAAGAGATGTTTCTTTAAAACAAGTCCGTGAATTGGCAACGGGGTGGCGTTCTATTCTTCGGATAACGCTAGCTTATGATTATAAATTCAATTGTATTGTAAGTTTTATATGGTGTTCATATACTAATTTCATTTTTAATGTGAAAGCCTATGGTTTTGATTGATTTGAAATTTAAGTATTAAAATGACAAAACATTCCTATATTCAGATCTTTTATTTTTTTTTTACGCTATAAAAAGACAAATTATTATTATAAATCAGTTTATTATAATTCTCCATAACGTGCATTCTTGTAAAATCAAAGGTTGTATATATTCTCATTCATTGTTAAGTATCCATAAGGGTAACCGAATGAGTTGATTGTACAGCGTAGCTTAAAAGTTTTGCTCTTCGATTTTATACATAAGATCATAAAATAGTGACATTTTTTGCGCTTATTTTGTTTAATTTTTCGCTATTACGTTCATTTAGGAAGTTATTTTCTTGTTTCATCTGGTTATTATTTTTTCGTAATTTGAAGGAAAATTAACGATTTTCAGGGGGATGGATAGAGTAAAGCTTTGTTTTATTGTTTTCACTTTTCCTAAATTTCACTAAGAGATAGTAAAAAGTGATGAGGAGGCTCTATTAATGGATGATGCTAAAAACAGTGCTGTCGATGTTTTAGAAAAACAAGCAGCATTTTTATCGTCTGCTTTACCTTATATGCAAAAATACGAAAATGAAACAGTCGTGGTAAAATATGGCGGTCATGCTATGGGTGATCCTGCTTTAGGGCGAGCATTTGCGCGTGATATTGCTCTATTAAAGCAATCGGGGATTAATCCTGTTGTTGTTCATGGTGGAGGACCTCAAATTGCTGAAATTTTGATGAAAATGGGGATTGAATCACGATTTGAAAACGGCTTACGGGTAACCGATGAGCGGATCATTGAAGTGGTTGAAATGGTTTTAGCGGGTTCCATCAATAAGGAAATAGTTGCTCTTATCAATGCTGAGGGTGAATGGGCAATAGGTCTGTGCGGCAAGGATGGCAATATGGTTTTTGCCGAAAAGGCTTATAGAACTGTCATTGATCCTGATTCGAATATTGAACGTGTTCTAGATTTGGGATTTGTTGGTGAGCCTATTGAAGTTGATCGTACATTACTAGATCTATTAGCTTGTTCTGAAATGATACCAGTTCTTGCTCCTGTGGCTCCAGGTCGGGATGGTAAAACCTATAATATTAATGCTGATATTTTTGCTGGAGCTATTGCGGGTGCATTAGAGGCTAAACGTCTTTTATTTCTTACTGATGTTCCTGGTGTTTTGGATAAACAGGGTAAACTTTTAAAAGAATTGACAGTTTCTGAAGCTGAGAAACTTATCAAAAATGGAACAATTTCAGGAGGCATGATTCCCAAAGTAGAAACTTGTATAAAAGCCCTTCAAAATGGTGTGGAAGGGGTTGTCATTTTAAATGGAAAAACCCCTCATTCTGTTTTACTAGAACTGTTTACCGAACAGGGAGTTGGGACGCTTATTGTTTCATAAATTGTGCGGAAAATTGGAGGAGAAGGCTTTTCATGACGAATATCAAACAGTTTAAATACCCTTTATTAAGCAAACCAGAATTGGCAATATTTGCTGCAACAATATTATGGGGGATTACATTTTTAGTTATTCACATTGCGGTACGCTATAGCGGTCCTCTGTTTTTTGTTGGATTTCGTTTTATTGTTGCATCCCTTATATGTGGAGCAATTTTTTGGCGCTCTATAAAAGGTATAACTGTTTATGAAGTTTTTGCTGGGATGGCAATTGGTTTATCCATGTTTTTGGGTTATGCTTTTCAAGCAGCTGGACTTCAAACGATTATTAGTAGTCAGTCGGCTTTTATCACAGCGCTTTATGTTCCGATGGTTCCAATCTTGCAATGGATTGTTTTTAAAAAACCTCCCCGTTTTGCTTGTTGGATTGGTATTGTTTTTGCTTTTATTGGTCTTGTACTTGTTTCAGGACAAAAGCCGGGAAGTTTTGATTTTTCAAAAGGCGAAATTTTGACTTTGTTGGGGGCTTTAGCAATTGCTGGAGAAGTCATACTCATCGGAATTTTTGCCAACAAGGTTGATAGTCGACGTGTGACCATTATTCAGTTATTCTTTAGTGGTTTTTTTTCGTTTTCTTGTATGCCTTTGATGGGGGAAAGCATTCCTGAATTTTCGTGGGTATGGTTTAGTATTGGTATGGGATTGGCATTAATGAGTGCGATTATCCAATTGGCCATGAATTGGGCACAAAAGTCCATTTCCCCTACACGTGCAACACTCATTTATGCAGGTGAACCAGTATGGGCTGGTATTGTTGGGCGTTTGGCTGGAGAGCATTTATCTCCTTTAGCTTTATTGGGTGGTTTGTTTATTCTGATTGGGATCATTGTTGCTGAATTACAACCTTCACAATGGCGTAAAAAAAATAAAGCAATTGAAAAGACTGATTAGCGATGCACTTTTCCTATGATAATTTTATTGCATGCGTTTTTTACTTACAGAGTTTTCATTTAAATTACAAAACAATAAATAATAATTATAAATCAATGTATTATATAATTATTTGAAGAGGATTGATGTTTTTATCTTTAATGGAGGAAGAAAGGAGTTGTATAAAAAGTACATAAAAACTCTATGCAATAGAACTTATTTTTACAGTCTTAAACGTTAAAAAAACTATCCTTTTGGACATACATTTATTAAATAAGATTGCTAAAAAAGCAAATTATTGTGTACAAATGAAAAGCATTTCTCGCAAGCTTTATCGAAAATTTAAGTGATATACACGTCCACTCTGCATTTATACAACATATAGATTTATAAGGAGAATATAGCATTCTTCACATTGAATTAGAATCCTCAATACCGTAAAAATTTTTCATGTTAAATCAATACAAATCTCTTGTTTGCACGCCATAAGCGGATGGGCCATGTGGTAAAATTACATAACAAAGGCATGTCTCCTCTAAATTCTTTCAAGTCTAAAGGACTATTGCAACATTGGGGGTTGGAAAAGTGTGTGATGGTAGCGGCTTATCATCATATGGAGTCATAAGACAAGATGTGAAAAGGTCATTTTAATCTCATTGGTATTTAATTTATTAAATAAAAGTCTTATTTTTTCAGATTATGAGAGGTTGTGTTTTGAGAAGCTTTTTTGGTTAATATTCTTTTGAAAGGTTCTCGATAGGACATAATTGGTCTTTGCGTTTTGTATTATTCTTTGCTAAATCGCCTTATATGACAATAGATCGTAATTATATTCGTAATTTTTCCATCGTGGCGCATATTGACCACGGCAAGTCCACTTTAGCGGATCGTTTGATTCAAATGACAGGAGGGCTTGACACACGTGAGATGAAGGAACAAGTGCTTGATTCCATGGATATTGAGCGTGAACGTGGAATTACTATTAAAGCACAAACAGTACGTTTACATTATAAAGCAAAGAATGGTGAGACCTATATTTTAAATCTTATGGATACACCAGGTCATGTGGATTTTGCTTATGAAGTTTCGCGTTCATTGGCAGCTTGTGAAGGTTCTCTGTTGGTGGTAGATGCGAGCCAAGGTGTTGAGGCACAAACGTTGGCAAATGTTTATCAAGCTATTGATAATTCCCATGAATTGGTTGTTGTACTCAATAAAGTTGACCTTCCGGCAGCAGAACCTGAACGTGTTAAAGAACAAATTGAAGATGTGATAGGCATTGATACCTCTGGGGCCGTGGAAATATCAGCAAAAACAGGTTTAGGTGTCCCTGATGTTTTGGAGGCAATTGTTACACAGTTACCACCTCCACGTACAGGCGATGTTGCAAATCCCTTGAAGGCAATGTTGGTTGATAGCTGGTATGATGCATATCTTGGTGTCATCGTTTTGGTACGAGTCATTGATGGTGTGCTAAAAAAAGGCCAAACCATTCGTATGATGGGTACGGGCGCAAAATATCCCGTTGAGCGCGTTGGGGTGTTTACACCTAAAATGGTACAGGTTGATGAATTAGGACCAGGTGAGATTGGTTTTATCACTGCTTCTATCAAAGAAGTTGCTGATACACGGGTTGGCGATACGATTACGGAAGAGCGTCGTCCTTGTGAAAATGCTTTACCTGGTTTTAAGCCTGCACAACCGGTTGTCTTTTGTGGACTTTTTCCAATTGATGCAGCCGATTTTGATGATTTGCGTGCAGCCATGGGCAAATTACGCTTAAATGATGCGAGTTTTTCTTTTGAAATGGAAACATCTGCAGCTTTGGGGTTTGGTTTTAGGTGTGGCTTTTTGGGACTTCTTCATCTTGAAATTATTCAAGAGCGATTAGAGCGTGAATTTAATTTGGATTTAATCGCGACAGCACCTTCAGTTGTTTATCGTATGAATATGAATGATGGTTCAGTTAAAGAGTTGCACAATCCAGCAGATATGCCTGATGTGGTTAAAATTTCTTCTATCGAAGAACCGTGGATTCGAGCGACAATCATGACTCCTGATAATTATCTTGGGTCAATTTTAGAGCTTTGCCAGGAGCGGCGTGGAATACAGGTTGGTTTATCCTATGTTGGAACGCGTGCTATGGTGACGTATGATTTACCACTCAATGAAGTTGTTTTTGATTTTTATGACCGCCTAAAATCGATCTCAAAGGGATATGCTTCTTTTGATTATCAGATGAGGGATTATGCAGAGGGGGATTTAGTTAAAATGTCTATTTTGGTAAATGGAGAGTCTATTGATGCATTGTCAATGCTTGTGCACCGTACGATTGCGGAAAAGCGTGGGCGTTCCATGTGCGAAAAGCTGAAAGATCTTATTCCCCAGCATATGTTTCAGATTCCAATTCAAGCGGCTATTGGTGGTAAAGTCATAGCGCGCGAAACAATTCGTGCTTTGCGTAAAGATGTAACAGCAAAATGTTACGGGGGCGATGTGACGCGTAAGCGCAAATTGTTGGAAAAGCAAAAAGAAGGCAAAAAACGGATGCGCCAATTTGGAAAGGTAGAAATTCCTCAGTCAGCTTTTATTCAAGCGCTCAAAATGAATAAATAATGAAAAAGGGTGTATTTTCCTCATTAAACTGCGCTTTTGTTTTTGTCGATTGGTTTAGGTTTTTAAAGAGTGATTCTTAAATGGAAATTGGGCAGTCCTCACGCTTTTGGGGATAGTGTGCTTTTTCATTGCGTCACGTTGCTCACGTAAAATGGAATGCTTTAAACAAAAATACATTTATGTTGCGTATTGTCCCCCCTTTTTTTTAAAAAAGAAATATCTCTCAATGCACCCGAGCCCATTTCACAATGGTGTTCGTCAAAAGGATAATGGTTAAAGCTTCCGTAAATAACATAAAACCCATTTAGCATGACCATCTTTACATATCATAAAGACGCATGGTGCTACCATCATACTTTTTGCGGGTTCAAAATGTTATGATAGTTCTTGGTTTTTGAGAGCGTTCATTAAAGATATTTTTACTCTTTTATTAAGGTATGCCTTACCCAAACACTCTTTACTTTTGTGATGCGCAAGGAAATGAGAGCAATTAATTCAATATAAAAGGATTTGAAATAAGAAGAATCCTTATTTTATGGTGTTATTCAAGTTGAAAACAATAAATGACATTATCAATCAATATTATGTCTAATCACGTAAAAGCTCATTAATCGATGTTTTTTCTCGTGTTTTTTGATCAACGCGTTTTACAATAACAGCACAGTAAAGGTTTGGTCCCGCTTCACCATTAGGGAGTGGTTTTCCAGGGAGAGACCCTGGTACAACAACTGAATATGCTGGTACTTCACCGATAAAAATTTCACCTGTTGTACGGTCAATAATCTTTGTAGACTTCCCAATAAAGACTCCCATCCCTAAAACAGCACCTTCACGAATAATACAACCTTCAACAACTTCAGAGCGAGCACCAATAAAACAATGATCTTCAATAATGGTTGGATTTGCTTGCAGAGGTTCCAAAACGCCTCCAATACCAACACCACCAGAAAGGTGAACATGTTTGCCGATTTGTGCACAAGAACCAACGGTTGTCCAGGTATCAACCATTGTTCCTTCATCGACAAAAGCACCAAGATTGATAAAGGATGGCATGAGTATGACGTTTGGTGCAATATAGGCAGAATGACGTACAATCGCTCCAGGAACGGAACGAAACCCCGCTTTTTGAAAATCATTTTCTTTCCAACCAGAAAATTTTGAAGGAACTTTATCCCACCAATGTGTTCCGTTGATTCCACCAGCAATAATTTTCATTGGGTTTAGCCGAAAAGAGAGCAAAACAGCTTTTTTCAACCATTGATGAACATGCCATTGTCCATTTTTTTGCCGTTCTGCCACACGGATTTCACCTTTATCAAGAAGGCTTAATATGTGTTCGACACTCTCACGGATTTCGCCTTTTGTGGTAGTATTGATAGAATCGCGATTATCAAATGCTTTTTCGATAATGATTTCAAATTGTGTGAGAGGGGTCATGACGAGAGTTCCGTTAAACAAGTTGAAAGCTTCAAGATTTATTCTCTATGACCTACGCGAAGAAATGTTTTCAGTCAATAAAACGATGAGAAAGTAAGACATGTGCATGAAAAAAAACTGTAAAGAAAAAAGTAAAGAAGAACAAGAAAATTGGACACCACTTCTTCACACGAGAGAAGCTCTCCAAAAGATCCATGAAGTTTCTAATTCAACACAAATGTGTTCACCTACTTATCGTTTAGCCTATATCGATCAAGATTTTATGATGCGTCCAGAGCTACGCTCACAACGTATTGGTCTTGAATTTTTAAAGCCAGAAATAACACTTAAAGAATATGATATCCAATCAACAGTTGTTTTGTTTGGTGGTGCGCGTATTCCTGAACACGGGCAAGAAGCTTGGGCAGCAAAAAATGAAACGCAAAAGAAAAACTTGCATGCTATGTCACATTATTACGATGAGGCAAGGGAATTTGCATGTTTATGCTCACGCTATTCCGCTACCACACAATATCGTGAGTTTGTGGTTGTCACAGGGGGTGGGCCAGGGATCATGGAAGCAGGAAATCGTGGCGCTTGTGATGTTGGAGCCCCAACGGTTGGCTTGAATATTATTTTACCACATGAACAAGAGCCTAATTCATATGTATCTCCGCATTTGTGTTTCAATTTTCACTATTTGGGGATGCGAAAAATGCATTTTCTCATGCGGGCGAAGGCATTAGCTATTTTTCCTGGAGGATTTGGGACTCTGGATGAGTTGTTTGAGACGTTAACTTTGATACAGACGGGACGGATGAAACAGGTTCCAATTTTACTGTTTGGTCAAGAATTTTGGAGCAATGCCATCAATTTTGATTATTTATCAGAACAAGGTACAATTTCTCCCTCTGATATTGATTTAATAAAATTTGTCAATACCGCAGCAGAAGCCTTTGAAGAAATCCGTTGTTTTTACAAACTACCTTAATTGTTCTTTAAGAGGAAACTTTGCAGAATAATTAATATTCTACTTTGGTTAAATAAAGTCCTGAAGGGGGGGCAACAACACCACAACGTTTACGATCTTTAGCATGGAGAGCTTCTTCAAGATCTTGTGCTCTCCAGCGGCCAATACCAACTTCCATGAGGCTTCCTGCGAATGAACGGATTTGATGATGAAGAAAAGAGCGGGCTCGCGCATAAAGGAAGATTTCTTCTCCTTCTCTTTGAACATCGAGGCATTCAAGGGTCCGAATAGGGCTTTTGGCTTGGCAATGTGTTGAACGGAAAGTTGTAAAATCATGTTGTCCTACAAGCTTTTGAGCAGCTTCATGCATAGCTTCAGCATCAAGAGGCTTTGGCAACCACCACACACGTTTGGCGTTTAAGGCTGGTGGAGAGCGACGATTGAGGATTTTAAAAAGATAATGACGTTTGATAGCAGAAAATCGTGCATCAAAGTCATCAGAGACATTTTCTACATTTAAAATTGAAATCGCTTCTCCCTGTTGGCGTAAAAGAGCATTGAGCGCATTCTGTACAGTATATGGAGGCCAGTTTTTTATGAAATCAACATGGGCAACTTGTCCCGTAGCATGCACTCCAGCATCCGTTCGACCCGCTGTTGTAATAGTTAATTGTTGTCCACTAAAGCGAAAAATAACCTGCTCAAGAGCTTCTTGTATCGTGTGAAGCTCTGCTTGACGTTGCCAGCCAGCATAATTTGATCCATCATATTCAAGAGTAAGTTTAAAACGTGGCATATCAATAAACAGCAGAAATATGAGCGCCTCGCAAAAATGTTACGCTTTCAAGGACTTTACCACCAGATCTTTGCAGGTGGGTTATTTCAAGGCGCCCTTGTCCACAATGGATAATCAAAGAATCTGGTTCTATTCGACCAATTTCAAGAGAAGGGCCTGTTATTAAACGACTTCCAAGAATTTTTACGCGTTCTTCTTGTCCCATGATACTCATGTTACACCAGCAACCAGGAAAGGGAGAGAGTGCGCGAATATATCGATGAATAAATTCAGCAGACTTTGTCCAATCAATGCGGGTTTCTTCCTTTCTGATTTTGGCAGCATAGGTGATGCCTTCTTCTGATTGGGGGGTCAGTTTGAGTTGTCCTTTTTCTAAAGTTGATAGAGCTTCTATCATAAGCTCTGCGCCGATATATGAAAGCTTATTTGAAAGTTCATCCGTGGTGGTAGTATCCGTGATGGGAATAGAGCGTGAGAGGGCAATAGGCCCTGTATCAAGCCCTTCATCCATTTTCATAATCATCATCCCCGTTTCCTTATCACCAGCCATAATGGCACGCTGAATAGGTGCAGCACCACGCCAGCGTGGTAAAAGCGAAGCATGGGCATTAAAACATCCAAAACGTGGTGTTTCAAGAATAGCTTTTGGTAAGAGGAGTCCATAGGCAACCACAACAGCAACATCAATACAAAGTGCTGCAAGTTGGGCTTGCTGTTCAGCTGTTTTGAGTGTTTTGGGGGTGAATACAGGAATAGACTTTTCTTCTGCTGCATTTTGCACAGGTGAGGGAATGAGTTTAAGACCACGACGTCCTGCCGGGCGAGGAGGTTGACTATAAACGGCGACAACATCATGACCAGATTCCAACAAAGCATGTAAAATGGGAACAGAAAAACTGGGGGTCCCCATAAAACTCAACCGTAATGCCATTACAAAATTGCTTCCTGAGTATTTTTTTCTTTTGCGCGTTTTTTAAATTTTCGTATCACCATATCGCGTTTGATTTTTGAGATATAATCAATAAAAAGACGCCCATCTAAATGATCCATTTCATGCTGCAAGCAAGTTGCCAACAAATCATCTGCTTCAATTTCTGTTTGTTTTCCTTCACGGTTCTGATAGCGAACACGCAGACGTTTAGGGCGTTCAACTTCTGCAAAATAGTCAGGAATAGAAAGACAACCTTCTTTGTGAATATTACGCTCTTCTGAAAGCCATAGAATTTCTGGATTGATAATGACAAATGGATTTTTAGGTGCATCATTTGGAGAGACATCCATAACCAGCATGCGCAGTGGTATGCCAATCTGAATAGCAGCAAGACCAATGCCGTGGGCATGATACATAGTTTCCAGCATATTATCCGCAAGCTTTTGAAGGGTTGCATCAACATGCTCGATGGGCTTGGACACTTCCCGTAAAATCGGATCTGGTAAAGTAACTAAAGATCTTATTGACATGGAGTGCAGATTAATCAATGCTTGTGTATGGGTCAATATTGAATAATAAATTCTTGCGCTTTTTTGCGATGAGGACGTTATATTATTTCTCATGTTTGATTCGTTTTTTTCTTTTATATTTGCTGATGAGTCTTTTACGAAATTGAGTGTTTTTCTTTTATTGATACTCGTTTGCTTAGCACTTTTTATATTGATTTATTCTCATCGGAAAAAGGCACTTTTGGAAAGTGAAGTTGCCAAGCATGCTCGTGAAGCACAAGAGCAGATGGCTACTTTGCTCAAAACACAAGCTGAAATGCAAGGGCGAATGCAAACGATGGCGGAAATTTTTGGTCAACGGCAAGCTGAATTGAATAAATCACTCAGCGAGCAACTCAATGGCATGACAGCCAATATAGGTAAAACACTTCAGGTACAGACAAAATCCACCTATGAAAATTTGAATCGTTTGCAAGAGCGTTTAGCAGTGATTGATGCAGCACAAAATAATATTCAATCGCTTACGGGACAAGTTGTTCAGTTGCAGTCTATTTTAAGCAATAAGCAGACACGTGGTACTTTTGGTCAGGGGCGGATGGAAGCCATTATTGCCGATGCCTTACCAACAAATGCTTACGTTTTTCAGGCTGTTCTTTCCAATGGAAAGCGCCCAGATTGTCTTATTCACATGCCAAATAAAGCACCTTCTCTTGTTGTGGATGCTAAATTTCCTTTGGAAGCTTGGAATGCACTGCGTAAAGCAGAATCAGCACAAGAGCGTCAAGAGGCAGAGCGTCAATTTCGTACCGATATAGAAGTTCATATTCGTGATATTGAACAAAAATATTTGATTCCTGGAGAAACTCATGACACCGCTTTTCTTTTTGTACCATCGGAATCGATTTTTGCAACAATTTATGAGGATTTTGAGCCATTGGTACAAAAAGCCAATAGAGCTCATGTGATTATTGTTTCACCGTCTTTATTGATGCTCTCTGTCCAAGTTGTACAAACCATTATGAAAGATGCGCGGATGCGTGAACAAGCACATTTAATTCAATCAGAAGTAGCAAAATTAATGGAAGATTTTGGACGAATGGATATGCGTGTTCGCGCACTACAGAAGCACTTTCACAAAGCAGGTGAAGATATAGAAGGAATTTTAATATCATCATCCAAAATTATGAAACGGGCAAATCGCATTGAAACCTTCGAGTTAAAAGAAAATCACTCTGAAGTAACAAAGCAGCATTAAAGCAATTAGGAATCTGTGTAACGCAAGTTATTATTCCACGCTTAGAACTTTTAATGCAAAAAAATTCAAATAGAGACACATATTATCCTTTAAAAAGCAAAAGTTTTTATATCTCTTTCTCCATAGCCAGAAGTGTTTTCTCGTCTTCGTCTAATTAACCAGTTACTCTAAAACCTAATTTTTTATAAAAGAAAAGGTCTTTGGTATTTTCGCTGTTCACTTTAAGATAAATCTTATCTTGTATCTTATTGATCGCTATGGCTAGCAACTTTGTCCATCCACCTTTCTATCCAGAAAAAAGCACTATGTTTTTTGATCTGATCACTTATAGCTTCAACATTATGCCATTTATCCGTTTGAGCTGTAACAACTTCTGCATCAAGTACCGCATCATAAGTATCATGCTAAGTTTTAACCAGAAGGCGGCTGACTTCTGACGCATCAGACAACAAAGTTTGGATAATTGCAACTTCCATAAACATTCTCCACGAAGATTAATCTATTTTATTGTTTGTTTAAAAAATAGAACCTATCAAGTCCTTCAAACTTTTAAATTCGTGAATTTA is a genomic window containing:
- a CDS encoding DNA recombination protein RmuC, translating into MFDSFFSFIFADESFTKLSVFLLLILVCLALFILIYSHRKKALLESEVAKHAREAQEQMATLLKTQAEMQGRMQTMAEIFGQRQAELNKSLSEQLNGMTANIGKTLQVQTKSTYENLNRLQERLAVIDAAQNNIQSLTGQVVQLQSILSNKQTRGTFGQGRMEAIIADALPTNAYVFQAVLSNGKRPDCLIHMPNKAPSLVVDAKFPLEAWNALRKAESAQERQEAERQFRTDIEVHIRDIEQKYLIPGETHDTAFLFVPSESIFATIYEDFEPLVQKANRAHVIIVSPSLLMLSVQVVQTIMKDARMREQAHLIQSEVAKLMEDFGRMDMRVRALQKHFHKAGEDIEGILISSSKIMKRANRIETFELKENHSEVTKQH